Proteins encoded together in one Corallococcus soli window:
- a CDS encoding SDR family oxidoreductase — protein sequence MARNPDPRTAGPQPPFPEQTQPAPGHEGVMSPEPDYGEQSYKGLGRLKDRVALVTGGDSGIGRAVCLAFAREGADVAFAYLNEGDDANHTRRVVEASGRQALALAGDMALEATCKKLVEDTVKRFGRIDVLVNNAAFQGKAVEKFEELDAERVERAFRVNILAMFHLVRHALPHMKEGATIINTASIQAYNPTPSILDYATTKGAIVTFTKGLSQELIGRGIRVNSVAPGPVWTPLIPQSFDAEKVKEFGKQSPTGRPAQPAELAPSYVFLACDESRFVNGEVLGVTGGMLLA from the coding sequence ATGGCTCGAAATCCCGATCCCCGCACCGCCGGTCCCCAGCCGCCGTTCCCCGAGCAGACGCAGCCCGCGCCAGGGCACGAGGGCGTCATGTCCCCGGAGCCTGACTACGGCGAGCAGTCGTACAAGGGCCTGGGCCGGCTGAAGGACCGCGTCGCGCTCGTCACGGGCGGCGACAGCGGCATTGGCCGCGCGGTGTGCCTGGCCTTCGCGCGCGAGGGCGCGGACGTGGCGTTCGCCTACCTCAACGAAGGCGACGACGCGAACCACACCCGGCGCGTGGTGGAGGCCTCCGGACGGCAGGCGCTGGCGCTCGCGGGCGACATGGCGCTGGAGGCCACCTGCAAGAAGCTGGTGGAGGACACGGTGAAGCGCTTCGGGCGCATCGACGTGCTCGTCAACAACGCGGCCTTCCAGGGCAAGGCGGTGGAGAAGTTCGAGGAGCTGGACGCCGAGCGCGTGGAGCGCGCCTTCCGCGTCAACATCCTCGCGATGTTCCACCTGGTCCGCCACGCGCTGCCGCACATGAAGGAGGGCGCGACCATCATCAACACCGCGTCCATCCAGGCCTACAACCCCACGCCGTCCATCCTCGACTACGCCACCACGAAGGGCGCCATCGTCACCTTCACCAAGGGCCTGTCCCAGGAGCTCATCGGCCGGGGCATCCGCGTGAACTCCGTGGCGCCCGGCCCCGTGTGGACGCCGCTCATCCCGCAGTCCTTCGACGCGGAGAAGGTGAAGGAGTTCGGCAAGCAGTCCCCCACCGGGCGGCCCGCGCAGCCCGCGGAGCTGGCGCCCTCGTACGTCTTCCTCGCTTGCGACGAATCCCGGTTCGTCAATGGCGAAGTGCTGGGCGTCACCGGCGGAATGCTGCTCGCGTGA
- the rpoN gene encoding RNA polymerase factor sigma-54 — protein MAMELKQSLKLAQQLVMTPQLQQAIKLLQLSRMELLDQVREEMEQNPLLEQPEEGMPGEVSEKEPGEASLEADNAEAVRDGDMPSANPETAQEFKADGEGPPEIDWEAYLNSYQFNEPTTASNKGNVATDDLPSFEANMVKKEDLVDHLQEQLGTLRLNEAERRVAVLILGNLDDDGYLKLPDVEGDPLIRLSNEADVPMHVAERTLRRIQNLEPRGCGARDLQECLLIQLQAMKDPNAALMGLIIKRHMKYLESKNLPAIAKDLKVTLEEVVAAAKLLPKLDPRPGRNFSGDDAQYITPDVFVYKLGEEDYTVVLNDDGLSKLRISGMYRNALKNGAVSPGQTKDFIQDKLRSAMWLIRSIHQRQRTIYKVTESIVKFQKDFLDKGIAHLKPLILRDVAEDIGMHESTVSRVTTSKYVHTPQGIFELKYFFNSSIARVSGEDTASEAVKHHIKQLVSQEDSRNPYSDQKIVELLRSQGTEIARRTVAKYREVLGILPSSKRKRYY, from the coding sequence ATGGCGATGGAACTCAAACAGAGCCTGAAGCTCGCGCAGCAACTGGTGATGACGCCCCAGCTGCAGCAGGCCATCAAGCTCCTCCAGCTCTCTCGGATGGAACTCCTGGACCAGGTCCGGGAGGAGATGGAGCAGAACCCGCTCCTGGAGCAGCCCGAGGAGGGCATGCCGGGCGAGGTGAGCGAGAAGGAGCCGGGCGAGGCCTCCCTGGAGGCCGACAACGCCGAGGCCGTCCGCGACGGCGACATGCCGTCCGCCAATCCTGAAACTGCCCAGGAATTCAAGGCAGACGGGGAAGGCCCGCCGGAAATCGACTGGGAGGCCTACCTCAACAGCTACCAGTTCAACGAGCCCACCACCGCCTCCAACAAGGGCAACGTGGCCACGGACGACCTGCCGTCGTTCGAAGCCAACATGGTGAAGAAGGAGGACCTGGTCGACCACCTCCAGGAGCAGCTGGGCACGCTGCGGCTCAACGAGGCCGAGCGCCGCGTGGCGGTGCTCATCCTGGGCAACCTGGACGACGACGGCTACCTCAAGCTCCCGGACGTGGAGGGCGACCCGCTCATCCGCCTGTCCAACGAGGCGGACGTGCCCATGCACGTCGCCGAGCGCACCCTGCGCCGCATCCAGAACCTGGAGCCCCGCGGCTGTGGCGCGCGCGACCTCCAGGAGTGCCTGCTCATCCAGCTCCAGGCGATGAAGGACCCCAACGCCGCGCTGATGGGGCTCATCATCAAGCGGCACATGAAGTACCTGGAATCCAAGAACCTGCCGGCCATCGCCAAGGACCTCAAGGTCACCCTGGAAGAGGTCGTGGCGGCGGCGAAGCTCCTGCCCAAGCTGGACCCGCGGCCGGGCCGCAACTTCAGCGGGGACGACGCGCAGTACATCACCCCCGACGTCTTCGTCTACAAGCTGGGGGAGGAGGACTACACCGTCGTCCTCAACGACGACGGCCTGTCCAAGCTGCGCATCTCCGGCATGTACCGGAACGCGCTGAAGAACGGCGCGGTGAGCCCCGGCCAGACGAAGGACTTCATCCAGGACAAGCTGCGCAGCGCGATGTGGCTCATCCGCTCCATCCACCAGCGGCAGCGGACCATCTACAAGGTCACCGAGAGCATCGTGAAGTTCCAGAAGGACTTCCTGGACAAGGGCATCGCGCACTTGAAGCCCCTCATCCTGCGCGACGTGGCGGAGGACATCGGCATGCACGAGTCCACCGTGAGCCGCGTCACCACGAGCAAGTACGTCCACACGCCGCAGGGCATCTTCGAGCTGAAGTACTTCTTCAACTCGTCCATCGCGCGCGTGTCCGGCGAGGACACGGCCAGCGAGGCCGTGAAGCACCACATCAAGCAGCTCGTGTCGCAGGAAGACTCGCGCAACCCGTACTCGGACCAGAAGATTGTCGAGCTGCTGCGCTCGCAGGGCACCGAAATCGCCCGGCGCACGGTGGCCAAGTACCGCGAGGTGCTGGGCATCCTCCCCAGCAGCAAGCGCAAGCGCTACTACTAG
- a CDS encoding GNAT family N-acetyltransferase, translating to MKGTMDPVTPSAPSGDAQAPFREPLPLVVPPVTLEGTAVRLVPLSTAHVPALAALCEPELFAHFSRVLRTQDDVADYVATALRAAADGSEQPFAICERASGAVVGTTRFMEIQRGHRTLEIGSTWLGRRVWRSPVNTECKFLLLRHAFETLAVMRVQLKTDRRNVRSRAAIERLGATFEGILRNHMLVRGGTVRDSAYYSVLDTEWPLVRERLRGLLTRG from the coding sequence ATGAAGGGGACCATGGATCCCGTGACCCCTTCCGCCCCCTCCGGCGATGCCCAGGCTCCCTTCCGGGAGCCGCTGCCGCTGGTCGTCCCGCCCGTCACCCTGGAGGGGACGGCGGTGCGGCTGGTGCCCCTGTCCACCGCCCACGTGCCCGCGCTCGCGGCGCTCTGCGAGCCGGAGCTGTTCGCGCACTTCTCGCGCGTGCTGCGCACGCAGGACGACGTGGCGGACTACGTGGCCACCGCGCTCCGGGCCGCGGCGGACGGCTCCGAACAGCCCTTCGCCATCTGCGAGCGCGCGAGCGGCGCCGTCGTGGGCACCACGCGCTTCATGGAGATACAGCGCGGGCACCGCACGCTCGAAATCGGCTCCACGTGGCTGGGACGGCGGGTGTGGCGCTCGCCGGTGAACACCGAGTGCAAGTTCCTGCTGCTCCGCCACGCGTTCGAGACGCTGGCGGTGATGCGCGTGCAGTTGAAGACCGACCGGCGCAACGTGCGCTCGCGTGCCGCCATCGAGCGGCTGGGGGCCACGTTCGAGGGCATCCTGCGCAACCACATGCTGGTGCGCGGCGGCACCGTGCGCGACAGCGCGTACTACAGCGTGCTCGACACGGAGTGGCCCTTGGTGAGGGAGCGGCTTCGCGGACTGCTGACGCGGGGGTGA
- the lptB gene encoding LPS export ABC transporter ATP-binding protein has product MTAPAARLYAEGLQKAFRRRQVVRDVSFNVAPGEVVGLLGPNGAGKTTSFNMVVGLVTPDAGRVRVGDEDLTHLPMHRRARRGVGYLPQEASVFRKLTVRENFLAVLELQKGLGSADRKKRADALLEEFGLTHVAESWGETLSGGERRRAEIARSLIPDPRFILFDEPFAGVDPINVGDLQRQIHLLRQRGLGILITDHNVQDTLGICDRAYIIAQGQILEEGTPAQIAGSARARAVYLGDRFRLQSP; this is encoded by the coding sequence ATGACCGCACCTGCGGCCCGGTTGTACGCGGAGGGGCTCCAGAAGGCCTTCCGCCGCCGCCAGGTGGTGCGGGACGTCTCCTTCAACGTCGCCCCCGGTGAGGTCGTGGGCCTGCTCGGCCCCAACGGCGCCGGCAAGACCACCAGCTTCAACATGGTGGTGGGCCTGGTGACGCCGGACGCCGGCCGGGTGCGCGTGGGCGACGAGGACCTCACCCACCTGCCCATGCACCGCCGCGCGCGCCGGGGCGTGGGCTACCTGCCCCAGGAGGCCTCCGTCTTCCGCAAGCTCACGGTGCGCGAGAACTTCCTGGCCGTGCTGGAACTCCAGAAGGGCCTGGGCAGCGCCGATCGCAAGAAGCGCGCCGACGCCCTCCTGGAGGAGTTCGGCCTCACCCACGTCGCCGAGTCCTGGGGGGAGACGCTCTCCGGCGGCGAGCGCCGGAGGGCCGAAATCGCCCGCAGCCTCATCCCCGACCCCCGCTTCATCCTCTTCGACGAGCCCTTCGCCGGCGTGGACCCCATCAACGTGGGCGACCTCCAGCGGCAGATCCACCTGCTGCGCCAGCGCGGCCTGGGCATCCTCATCACCGACCACAACGTCCAGGACACCCTGGGCATCTGTGACCGGGCCTACATCATCGCACAGGGTCAGATTCTCGAAGAGGGGACCCCTGCGCAGATCGCCGGGTCCGCCCGGGCGCGCGCCGTCTACCTGGGAGACCGGTTCCGTCTCCAGTCCCCCTGA